TATCCTTAGGCTTTCGTTATTTGCTATGTCCCCGGCCTCGGTAAGGTACCTAGCTATGTGTTCGACGGTAGATTCGCTGGTGTCACTagagaactttgtgaattttgggactttccaacCCCTAGGTAATTCGGTTTGTAAAATGTACCTAAATATAAGAGAAGTATAATTTGGCCTTCGAAGGCCAACATTCACCCCATTTCGCACCATAATTCTTTCGATCATGGTAGCCAAGTTATTATCTCCTAACATCTCATTTTGTCGAACACGTTGGACAACTTCGTCAGCGTTCTGGTTTCGATAAACTAATACAACTCTTTGTGGTTCTTCTTCCTTAGGTCAGCATGTTGATTTCTAGGTAGTTCGACCCTTATTCCCTGATTATATTTACCAGCATTGTGTGTGCCTGGATGTACTTGGTTAATTGTTAGATCCTCTTCGAATGTTCTACCCTGATTTTCTCTTATTCAACCATGACGGAGTGGTTGAATTGGTTCCCTGGGAGCCctaaagaaatctgcaattcgcCCCATCTACTTTGCCATTTGCTGGTTCGCATGGGCATTTTGTAAGTTTGCTTGTGTTGCATTGTGGATCAAAGGGATGAATATTGCACTCATTTGTTGAGCAAGTACCCCCGCCATTTTGTGATTACTTTCATCCATCTTTTGCCTTAAAACTGCTGAGGAATTTTTTGTAAGTGCATGCAATTGGGTAGAAAATCATTTTGGTCGGATATTCTGACCCAGATTATTAATGCCAGAGTCTGATCCTTGCAAGGGTGGGAATATGGATGTTAATGGATTCGTGTATGTAGACGTACTATTGTGTAAATCTTCCATAAAGGATGTTATCATGCCATATGGAGGATCTCGCATTGGGATCGATAATCCTGGTGTATATGGCTTAGATACATTAAATCCTGGGGGCCTTGGGGTCACAGGTTAACCCTGATTCATTGTAGAGGAGACATTTGGCCCACTCTACGAATTCGAAGGTATGGCCGTTGTACCTTGAATTGATGGTATGGCTTCAGTCGTATTCGTAAAGACCGTGCCTTCTCCTGTCGGAGGAGGGATTTGTTCTACGTTGTTATTAGGATGGTTTGCCATCTTCCTATTGTGTTTCCTTTTTGGTATTGCTTCGTTGGTATTGGCTAATTTCTCACTCCTTAGTCTCATGCAAGAATGTTAACAGattgaaacaaaaaataaacacaaaacGAATTTGTGACACAAAAACTAGACATTGTCCTACTAGACGTGCCAGTTTGTTTATCCTGGAATTTGGTAAACAAGTGCTAGTCTTTCAAAACAATAGCATTTCGATTACTTAcaggatcaactagattgatcctaggacatgtgtttagttttggtttttcgatGTCTTTCTGACACTCATTTTCTCAATTGTTATGGCTAATTTCTAAGTAATGGTAATGTTAAACAAAGTAAAGACaggaaagtaaaaaaaaaaactccaactTAAATGTAAAAGGAATTAAAAGGACTTTGGTAAAAATAAACtgaaaattgaataaaatttgGTGAATCATACGTACATTCTTAGAAACTCTTTTCTCGGTTAACTCTGGTACTTCAAATGATACTAAGTATTTGTACAAGATTGAACACACTAAAATCTAATGCTAAGATTCTAATTTATACTAATTCAACCATAATGTCCTTTTTCTAACAAAATGCCATCTTTTCTACTTGCACGTCTCTCGAATTCTAAGGCATCCACGCGTCTTTTCGgataagatcaatcatttaaatttgaatcttcttcctGTCGAGGTGCCAACTCAACCAACATGTCCATCAAAGTAATTTCCTTCGAAGTTTCCAAAAATATTCTAAGTTTCATCAGCTTTACGAGACTATGGCCTTTCGTTAATACTTAGCAAAATAAAACTACTCATGAGCCTGGTAGTCGAATAAAACTTCATGAGGTTATTTCGAAATTTCTTTTCGAAACCACTCCATTTCAACAATCTTCATATTAACTCAACATTCATTTGTCGTCGAAATTCCCATCTCATATATTCATCTGTGTGTCTCATTATTTGGTTCTTGGGCGCGACAGGAAATTGTAGGACATAACGTTCACGTCTCTTCCATATTTGGCACCATTCTAGAGTGTATTCTTTCCAATTGGCATAAGCCCATTGGGCGTCGAATCTAAGGAGATTCTATGGTGACAAACACATTGGATTGGCGGGGATTTCCTGGTGCATGCCGAACTGCATTTTGACCCGGTCACTGTGGTGCATCTGAACAACGTTGAATCCGATGATCGCAGTTTTTGTAGTCCAAATTGTTGCATCCTCGGGGTTAGGTTGATGGTTCAATCCCAAATATGGTCTCCAAATAAAGTGCAGAGTAAAAAGTATTATAAGAATAAtaactttaaaaataaattatttataagatGTATAGTTTAGTGGTAATACATCATTTGGTCCAATGTGATCCAAAAGATTGCAATAGAGGCTCACATTTTGTCTAAGATTCTTGCTGAAATCCATCCCTCGTACACAAAATCAGACATAAGATCATTGTAAACTAAGTTATGATCTTACATGTCAAGAAATCTTACCTCTTGTAAGCAATGACCCGTCATTGAAAGTGAGTATCATAATCTCTCACATCACCTCTGTATACAATTATACTCCATCGTACAAAAAGGCATGGTTAGAAAAGATTAAGACAATTGAAAAAGTATACGGGAACTGTGAGGAATCATACAAAGAACTTCCGGTACTTTTGTCAACGGGAATGGAATACTCCATCGACTGTTCTGGGTGCTTCAACCTTGCATCAAAGGGTTTGCATTTTGTAAACCTATTATTCAAATAGATGAAACATGGTTGTACAGGAAATATAAAAGGACGTTACTGATGGCAGTCGCACAAGATGGCAACAACAACTTTTTCCCAATTGCCTTCGCTTTAGTGGAAGGAGAGACTGGTGgtggttggagtttctttcttaAAAATCTCCGAACACATGTTGCTCTGCAATATGGTCATTGTTTAATTTCTGACATACATGCTTCTATTAAGAGTGCATACAACAATCCAGCTAATGGCTGGCACAGTCCCCTCTACTCATGTCTACTGCATTAGACATATCGCACAAAATTTCACGCGGGAGATAAAAGACAAGGCTCTTTGGAAAACTCTTGTGAACGCGGGGTATGCATTAACTCAACCATCATTCAAACATTGTCACAACAAGATCAGATTGTCAAATCCTGATGCAGGGAGGTGGGTTGATAATCTTCCAGTGGAGAAATGGACGAGGTCATATGACAATGAAGAACGATGAGACCACATGACCACGAATCTTGTTGAATCAATGAACAATATTTTCAAAGACATACGAAACCTCCTTGTAACCGCTTTGGTGAAATCAACCTATTTTAGGATGACTTCGCTGTTCACATAAAGAGGTGAAAAGTGGAGTGCAGTGTTACAATCAGGACATAAATCAGGACAGTTGTAGAGTGAAAGatgcatgaaatttatgaaagaagAAAGTGTCAAAGCCATTACTCATCATGTTACGAGATTCGAGGGGCTGTCGAGGCAAGAGTATAGGATTCTACTGCCTTCTCGTTGGTGCGATTGTGAAAAGTTTCAAGtctttcgtatgccttgctcccatgtcttTGCGGCAATGTGCATATGCTGATAAAGATAAAGGAAGAAAAAGGGTCGTCCCAATAGCAAGCGTATTATAACTGAAATGAATACGACTGACAAACTAGAACAAAAAAAGTAAAAACATTCCACAAATATTAATGAGAAATTAAATGATTATAATTGAAATACACTGaacgtgtaaaatattttacagtgCATAACAATTAATCTCAAGTTAAATATAGCCACAATcacactttttttcaaaaaaataattaaataattttttgaaagtttaatatctaaaaaatttcaataaagtaataaaatacttaaaataaaattttaaaaataactattcaaattATACTATcatgaaaaaaaattttacacaaaaatatactattacaaaaaaaataaaaaatcagaacAAACAAGCCCATGATTTCATTGTGGTTTAAAATCTCATTACATTGCATACTTTAAAATCATATAATTTAATTAGCTGGCCTTTGAATGTATGTAAGTATGTAACATTCCCtcaaacaattttaatttttattaaattattaaattattttttttaaaaccctaaattattttcatatgactattaaaaaataaataaaaacatctaaAATTAAAGGTTCAATGCAACTGATAAAACAGAAGAAATTAGAAGCAGTTTATCATTTCGATTCAATGGATCGTTTGTACAAAACTAAATTCGGATTCAGCAAAAAACGAGACAAGAACACTAAACCATAACAAAACAAGTACGATATCCAAACTACTAAATCAAACATCTAAAGCAATATGACAATTTCATAATCATAAATCCCGAACAGGTATAACTTTAGTCTAGTCCCTCCAGTTTCCACCACTGCCCCCGTCGCCACCACGAGAGTAGCCACCACCGCCGCCACCACCATATCCTCTATCACCACCACCTCCACCACCATATCTACCCCCACCACCGCCTCCACCGCCATATCtatcaccaccaccacctccgCCACCATATCTATCACCACCACCTCCTCCATAACCACGATCTCTTCCACCACCATATCCACCACTTCCGCCACCACCATAACCACCTCCTCCACCGCCATAGCCTCCACCACCCCCACCGTTTCTGTTGTATCCACCTCCACCACCATAACCACCACCACCTCCTCCACCGTATCCACCACCGCCTCCTCCACCTCTACCACGTGACTGAGCTTCATTCACAGTAATATTACGACCATCAACATCTTGACCGTTCATCCCTTCAATCGCATCTCTCATAGATTGCTCCGCAGCAAACGTCACAAATCCAAAACCTCTCGACCTTCCAGTCTCACGATCCATAATAACCTgaacaatcaaaacaaaacaaaaaaaactctcAGATCtaacaacaaaaaaacacaaaaaccagTTCCAGAACCGAATAGTAACCGATCAATCTTCGTCTCTTTGTGAAAAGATGAAGATGAACGTACCTATTGGTGTGAGTAACATAAGAATGATATGATATAGTAACAGAAACAGTAACAGTAGTAACAGTAACAGGATAGATCAAGTAACAAAGAGATCACAGATCAGAACGGAATTCGAATCCAGATCGTGTCAGATCCAAGCCTGCAACAAACGGACCTTGGAATCAGTGATTTCACCGAAAGTAGAGAACGCTTTGTTGAGGCCATCGCTATCGGTGGTCCAGGCAAGGCCACCGACGAAGCACCGGTACTCAGCATCAGAAGAAGCCATCGAAAACTCAATTTAGGGACGAAGAGGGAA
Above is a genomic segment from Vicia villosa cultivar HV-30 ecotype Madison, WI unplaced genomic scaffold, Vvil1.0 ctg.000073F_1_1, whole genome shotgun sequence containing:
- the LOC131623522 gene encoding glycine-rich RNA-binding protein 1-like isoform X2 → MDRETGRSRGFGFVTFAAEQSMRDAIEGMNGQDVDGRNITVNEAQSRGRGGGGGGGYGGGGGGGYGGGGGYNRNGGGGGGYGGGGGGYGGGGSGGYGGGRDRGYGGGGGDRYGGGGGGGDRYGGGGGGGGRYGGGGGGDRGYGGGGGGGYSRGGDGGSGGNWRD
- the LOC131623522 gene encoding glycine-rich RNA-binding protein 1-like isoform X1, with product MASSDAEYRCFVGGLAWTTDSDGLNKAFSTFGEITDSKVIMDRETGRSRGFGFVTFAAEQSMRDAIEGMNGQDVDGRNITVNEAQSRGRGGGGGGGYGGGGGGGYGGGGGYNRNGGGGGGYGGGGGGYGGGGSGGYGGGRDRGYGGGGGDRYGGGGGGGDRYGGGGGGGGRYGGGGGGDRGYGGGGGGGYSRGGDGGSGGNWRD